The Methanofervidicoccus abyssi genome includes a region encoding these proteins:
- a CDS encoding TIGR00269 family protein, giving the protein MEVCSICKEEEPIYYQRHSGLKFCRECFIKYIKKKVRKTLGKKIIKQNVKIGMGLSGGKDSLVMAYLLREYYDPIPNSEIIGLIVDEGIEGFRKRGIKIAVEFCKKYDIPYYIDTFEDHIGYTLDRIVERAKEKNITANPCTFCGIIRRRILNSMALERSCNYLAIGHNLDDVAQAVMMNYIEGDIKKLVILGKSIEHPKFVRRIKPLKYIPEIEVKLFADLVGIKYHSEPCPYSSLSYRNEISEILNLLEKKHPGKKYSIVAGFERLVKYLPLEKDKSICKYCGNPSASGICKVCEILRRLDII; this is encoded by the coding sequence ATGGAAGTATGTAGTATCTGTAAAGAAGAGGAACCTATCTACTACCAGCGTCACTCAGGTTTAAAGTTCTGTAGGGAATGTTTTATAAAGTATATAAAAAAGAAGGTTAGGAAAACGCTAGGTAAAAAGATAATAAAGCAGAATGTTAAAATTGGTATGGGGCTAAGTGGAGGAAAAGACAGTTTAGTAATGGCCTATTTACTGAGGGAATACTACGATCCAATACCTAACTCAGAGATTATTGGGTTGATAGTAGACGAAGGTATAGAGGGGTTTAGAAAAAGAGGAATAAAAATAGCAGTAGAATTCTGTAAGAAGTATGATATACCTTACTATATCGATACCTTCGAAGACCATATAGGATATACCTTGGACCGTATAGTAGAAAGGGCTAAGGAGAAAAATATTACAGCAAATCCCTGTACTTTCTGTGGTATTATCAGAAGAAGAATATTAAACAGTATGGCTTTAGAGAGAAGTTGTAATTACTTGGCAATAGGACATAACTTAGATGATGTTGCCCAGGCAGTAATGATGAATTATATAGAAGGAGATATTAAAAAATTGGTTATACTGGGGAAGAGTATTGAGCATCCTAAATTTGTCAGAAGGATCAAACCTTTAAAGTATATTCCAGAAATTGAGGTAAAACTCTTTGCAGATCTCGTAGGTATTAAATACCACAGTGAACCCTGTCCATATTCCTCTCTATCCTATAGGAATGAGATCTCCGAGATACTAAATCTCTTAGAGAAGAAACATCCGGGGAAGAAGTACTCCATTGTTGCAGGTTTTGAGAGATTGGTGAAGTACCTACCCCTTGAAAAGGATAAAAGTATATGTAAATACTGTGGTAATCCTTCTGCATCTGGTATATGTAAGGTATGTGAAATTTTAAGAAGATTAGATATAATTTGA
- the mtnA gene encoding S-methyl-5-thioribose-1-phosphate isomerase yields MERDTLKPIIWDDKNSQLILIDQRKLPHKLEYFICNNYEDVAFAIEDMVVRGAPAIGISAAYGMALAEIKGDDIEKAYHRLKNTRPTAVNLFWALDRCMKAYNNNRSILSEAKLIHEEDREACKKIGEIGERVIEDGDTILTHCNAGALATSIYGTALSVIRFAHYRGKNIKVIVDETRPRLQGAKLTSFELKYEGIPVKIITDSTAGFLMKRGMIDKVIVGADRVLRDYTVFNKIGTYSLAVLAKYHNIPFYVASPTSTFDFESSIEDVIIEERDEKEVLYIDGRRIAPEGVKAYNYAFDITPFELITGIITEKGIIYNEKDKRIRT; encoded by the coding sequence ATGGAAAGAGACACCTTAAAACCTATAATATGGGATGATAAAAACAGTCAATTGATATTGATAGATCAGAGAAAACTCCCCCATAAGTTGGAGTACTTTATATGCAATAACTACGAAGATGTGGCCTTTGCTATTGAAGATATGGTTGTAAGGGGTGCTCCTGCGATAGGGATAAGTGCAGCCTACGGGATGGCACTTGCAGAAATAAAAGGAGATGATATTGAAAAAGCTTATCATAGGTTAAAAAATACGAGACCTACTGCTGTAAATCTATTCTGGGCCTTAGATAGGTGTATGAAGGCTTACAATAATAATAGATCTATCCTCAGTGAAGCTAAACTTATCCATGAAGAAGATAGAGAAGCGTGTAAGAAGATAGGTGAAATAGGGGAGAGAGTTATTGAAGATGGAGATACTATATTGACTCACTGTAATGCTGGAGCCCTTGCAACTTCTATTTATGGTACTGCCCTAAGTGTTATAAGATTTGCACACTACAGGGGGAAAAATATAAAGGTTATAGTGGATGAAACAAGGCCAAGATTACAGGGGGCAAAATTAACAAGCTTTGAGTTAAAATACGAAGGCATCCCTGTAAAAATAATAACTGACAGCACAGCAGGTTTTTTGATGAAGAGAGGGATGATAGATAAGGTTATAGTTGGAGCAGATAGGGTTTTAAGGGATTATACAGTTTTCAATAAAATAGGTACCTACTCTTTAGCTGTACTCGCCAAGTATCACAATATACCTTTCTATGTAGCTTCTCCAACTTCCACCTTTGATTTCGAGAGCTCCATAGAGGATGTTATAATTGAGGAAAGGGATGAGAAGGAGGTGCTCTATATAGATGGAAGGAGGATAGCACCTGAAGGTGTGAAAGCCTACAACTACGCATTTGATATAACGCCTTTTGAGTTGATTACTGGAATTATTACAGAAAAGGGAATAATATACAACGAAAAAGATAAGAGAATAAGAACTTAA
- a CDS encoding 30S ribosomal protein S13 has product MTQGEFRYRLRISKTDIDGNAPLEYALQDIKGIGKAMAKAIVRVAKLDGQMRAGYLTDEDVKRIEEILKDPAKHGIPSWMFNRKRDPYSGEDKHLIESDWILAVQQDITTMKKIKCYRGIRHELGLPCRGQRTRSTFRRGPTVGVSRKKKK; this is encoded by the coding sequence TTGACTCAGGGGGAATTTAGGTATAGATTGAGAATCTCTAAAACAGACATAGATGGAAATGCTCCCTTAGAGTATGCTTTACAGGATATTAAAGGTATAGGTAAAGCCATGGCTAAGGCTATAGTTAGAGTTGCAAAATTGGATGGACAGATGCGTGCAGGTTATCTAACTGATGAAGATGTTAAAAGAATAGAAGAAATTTTAAAAGATCCTGCAAAACACGGAATCCCATCCTGGATGTTCAACAGAAAGAGAGACCCTTATTCAGGAGAGGATAAACACCTTATAGAGAGTGATTGGATACTTGCAGTCCAACAGGATATAACTACTATGAAGAAAATCAAATGTTATAGAGGAATAAGACACGAGTTAGGTTTACCATGTAGAGGGCAGAGAACTAGAAGTACATTTAGAAGAGGTCCTACAGTTGGTGTTAGTAGGAAGAAGAAAAAGTAA